The following proteins are co-located in the Chaetodon trifascialis isolate fChaTrf1 chromosome 14, fChaTrf1.hap1, whole genome shotgun sequence genome:
- the LOC139342541 gene encoding endophilin-B1-like yields the protein MDLTRLAVDAGQFINRAVQYTGESLGQADKTELDPGLEELLARADATKIWTDKIISQTEVLLQPNPGARLEDRLYEHLDWSVPPRPRAHEVLCDQMTQAGLEIGSNTPYGMALLRCGEAHKRLGEAEKNFVQSTNIHFLTPLKSFTEEEYRNIQNESRMLVNKRLDLDIAQTRLRKAHEADREARNLNANPLDDDYLSQVSYMFSFLRVKWLKIWAQEISQAEMELRIYQSLFDRQSEMTRRVVEGISNTHTNHMRSLMDFVEAQACYFDQCNQHAQELQRQLASIPAVLCSNNWQSAVSNAVNQPSASNHEANEPVGLNQVTPVPVVVHQLPEFDQDSWTLSSPPGTETSVTSQLPHQTNNNNNNNTFSADGQAASQRSVSDPTGRISTLSRSSDGAAAAVSNGAGSLTTAGPPSELGATSDESHAANAVASETLTTDNVVVETLTTNGMAAEPQPTSETVELPIINGVDVLESSSDSQAVVQ from the exons ATGGATTTGACGCGGTTGGCTGTGGATGCCGGTCAGTTCATCAACCGGGCTGTTCAG TACACGGGGGAGAGTCTTGGCCAGGCGGACAAGACAGAGTTGGACCCCGGGCTAGAGGAGCTCCTGGCCCGGGCAGACGCAACCAAGATCTGGACGGACAAGATAATCTCCCAGACTGAGGTTTTACTGCAGCCCAACCCcg GAGCACGGTTAGAGGACCGGCTGTACGAGCATCTGGACTGGAGCGTCCCACCACGTCCTCGTGCACATGAGGTGCTGTGTGACCAAATGACCCAGGCTGGTCTGGAGATAGGCTCCAACACACCCTATG GAATGGCTCTGCTCAGGTGTGGAGAGGCTCATAAGCGGCTTGGCGAGGCGGAGAAGAACTTTGTCCAAAGCactaacatccactttctcacccCTCTGAAGAGTTTCACTGAGGAGGAATACAGAAACATACAG aaTGAGAGCCGGATGTTGGTGAATAAGCGTCTGGACTTGGACATAGCACAGACCAGGCTGAGGAAAGCCCACGAGGCCGACCGAGAGGCCAGA AACCTGAATGCAAACCCACTGGACGATGACTACTTGTCTCAAGTCTCCTACATGTTCAGCTTCCTGCGTGTTAAATGGCTAAAG ATATGGGCTCAGGAAATCTCTCAG gcagagatggagctgaggatcTATCAGAGTCTGTTCGATCGGCAGTCAGAAATGACAAGACGAGTCGTGGAAGGAATCAGCAACACTCAT aCCAACCACATGCGGAGCCTCATGGACTTTGTGGAGGCTCAGGCCTGTTACTTCGACCAGTGTAACCAACACGCTCAGGAGCTTCAGAGACAGCTGGCCAG CATTCCAGCTGTCCTCTGCTCCAATAACTGGCAGTCAGCAGTCAGTAATGCAGTTAATCAGCCATCAGCAAGCAACCACGAAGCCAATGAGCCCGTCGGGTTAAATCAAGTCACTCCAGTTCCCGTAGTCGTCCACCAACTTCCAGAATTCGACCAGGACTCGTGGACCTTAAGTTCACCGCCCGGAACTGAAACCTCTGTGACCTCGCAGCTCCCCCATCAgacaaataacaacaacaacaacaacaccttttCCGCTGATGGCCAGGCAGCCAGCCAACGTTCAGTCAGTGACCCAACAGGCAGGATCTCGACACTCAGCAGATCGAGTGacggagcagcagctgcagtgagcaATGGTGCAGGTAGTCTGACAACAGCTGGCCCACCTTCCGAACTCGGCGCAACCTCAGATGAGTCTCACGCTGCAAACGCAGTAGCTAGTGAGACCTTAACGACCGACAACGTGGTTGTAGAGACCCTGACAACCAATGGCATGGCAGCTGAGCCCCAACCAACCAGTGAAACAGTAGAGCTGCCCATCATTAATGGTGTAGATGTCCTGGAGTCATCATCAGACAGTCAGGCTGTGGTTCAATAG
- the LOC139342592 gene encoding pentraxin-related protein PTX3-like, which yields MHVSTTWRVLCVLGFVGATLCVNEAEYEGNYADNYDNEISQAQREEETPTTPCQAAEFSRWDKLFIALEDSHMRQTMLLESLEQCCRGMVSLRAQVDKLAKGTGQQCLPSLESACRAQAEQVRVRLQQGLAELREEGAERERRLNVTLQHLLHSSHEGNARLKQLEEGRGHRVVPSRAADSRMGQQPTLEGLGAASGSGMKPFPSVLTEQEVSPPLDMATMERALVALVAELQKVHLQLNRVIEQEGTLRKDRGDT from the exons ATGCATGTGTCGACGACCTGGCGGGTGCTGTGTGTGCTTGGCTTCGTGGGTGCAACCTTGTGTGTGAATGAGGCTGAGTATGAAGGGAACTACGCCGACAACTACGACAACGAGATCTCTCAGGCCCAGCGGGAGG AAGAAACTCCAACCACACCATGCCAGGCTGCGGAGTTCTCTCGCTGGGACAAGCTTTTCATCGCTCTGGAGGACTCCCACATGAGGCAGACCATGCTGCTGGAGTCTCTGGAGCAGTGCTGTAGAGGAATGGTCTCTCTCAGGGCCCAGGTGGACAAGCTTGCTAAGGGGACAGGGCAGCAGTGTCTACCCAGCCTGGAGTCAGCATGCAGGGCGCAGGCAGAGCAGGTGAGAGTCAGGCTGCAACAAGGCTTGGCGGAGCTCAGggaagagggagcagagagggagaggaggttaAACGTGACCTTGCAGCACCTCCTGCACAGCAGCCATGAGGGAAATGCCCGTctgaagcagctggaggaaggtAGAGGCCACAGAGTGGTGCCATCGAGAGCAGCGGACAGCAGAATGGGCCAGCAACCAACACTTGAAGGTTTGGGAGCAGCATCTGGCTCGGGGATGAAGCCATTCCCATCTGTCCTGACGGAACAGGAAGTGAGTCCACCTCTGGACATGGCCACAATGGAAAGAGCCCTGGTTGCCCTAGTAGCAGAGCTGCAGAAGGTTCACCTGCAGCTGAACAGAGTGATAGAGCAGGAAGGAACActgaggaaggacagaggagacacatgA
- the slc35g2a gene encoding solute carrier family 35 member G2a, giving the protein MESTHLLGSSKKRVKIHPHTVTAKYATHTPYSPQPGVHTHFPQPGDEGYDDAPSFEDFGSFLEETSDRKQLTEGKRWPLTLFGSKDRDATVKPQAAGGGDGSEAGARAAKGSGRGVGEQLASFGEASVSASRLTWVGLVGAALAHGCLIVLTRLASEHFSLGPLFLLLVRSIVQLLSVAVPLHRGENPFGPEGYRLRLLCYGIAYSLSLCCAYSSLTFVSPGNGMTTWRLSTTALSATLAFLLLEERLGLADGITIAAGLCGLGLVLLPTEDESNSGAPTSPVAFWRGAFGWSLSALAGLWMALALVGYRSLKERVGVGTALFTVSWTGCLLAPASLVLLQEGWSWPVSAPAWGVVLGLVACSVAAFLGMTHALTRLHPALVSASQSLEVPVAMLLHLAVLPLAPTAPEVVGNVMVILSVGWLVAMKLLPSRGGGRRQREEYEEILDSPIK; this is encoded by the coding sequence atggaGTCCACTCACCTCCTGGGCAGCTCTAAGAAGAGAGTAAAGATCCACCCTCACACTGTCACAGCCAAATACGCCACGCACACCCCCTACTCCCCTCAACCTGGGGTACACACCCACTTCCCCCAGCCTGGGGATGAAGGCTACGATGACGCACCGTCTTTTGAGGACTTTGGCTCCTTCCTGGAAGAGACGTCCGACAGGAAGCAGCTGACGGAGGGCAAGAGGTGGCCTTTGACTCTGTTTGGCTCCAAAGACAGAGATGCCACCGTCAAACCTCAGGCTGCTGGGGGAGGAGATGGGAGCGAGGCGGGAGCCAGAGCAGCAAAGGGGTCAGGGAGAGGGGTAGGGGAACAGCTGGCCAGTTTTGGAGAGGCTTCTGTGTCCGCGTCTCGGCTCACCTGGGTGGGGCTGGTCGGTGCGGCGCTGGCTCATGGCTGTTTGATTGTTCTGACCCGCCTGGCCTCCGAACACTTCAGCCTGGGCCCCCTGTTTCTGCTCTTGGTTCGGTCCATCGTCCAGCTGCTCTCTGTGGCTGTACCACTGCACAGGGGGGAGAACCCATTCGGACCAGAGGGGTATCGTCTACGTCTGCTCTGCTACGGCATCgcctactctctctctctctgctgcgcCTACTCCTCCCTGACCTTCGTCTCTCCTGGAAACGGCATGACGACCTGGCGCCTGTCGACCACGGCGCTGTCGGCAACCCTGGCCTTCCTGCTCTTGGAGGAGAGGCTGGGACTGGCCGACGGGATCACCATAGCTGCAGGACTGTGTGGTTTGGGGCTTGTGTTGCTTCCCACAGAAGACGAGAGCAACTCAGGTGCACCGACTAGCCCGGTTGCGTTCTGGAGGGGTGCGTTCGGCTGGTCTCTGTCGGCCCTCGCGGGGCTGTGGATGGCTCTGGCGCTGGTTGGGTATCGTTCCCTGAAGGAGAGGGTGGGAGTGGGTACAGCTTTGTTCACCGTGAGCTGGACGGGCTGCCTGCTCGCCCCGGCCTCCTTGGTTCTGCTCCAGGAGGGATGGTCTTGGCCTGTGAGCGCCCCAGCCTGGGGCGTGGTCCTGGGCCTGGTCGCCTGCTCGGTGGCAGCTTTTCTGGGAATGACGCACGCCCTCACCCGACTCCACCCGGCTCTGGTCTCCGCCTCTCAGAGCCTGGAGGTACCTGTCGCCATGCTGCTGCATCTGGCCGTGCTGCCATTGGCTCCCACTGCGCCAGAAGTCGTTGGGAACGTGATGGTCATACTGAGCGTTGGTTGGCTGGTGGCGATGAAGCTGCTACCCTCTCGCGGGGGAGGGCGCCGCCAAAGGGAGGAGTACGAGGAGATTCTGGACTCACCCATCAAATAG